Proteins co-encoded in one Pogona vitticeps strain Pit_001003342236 chromosome 9, PviZW2.1, whole genome shotgun sequence genomic window:
- the LOC110070225 gene encoding NACHT, LRR and PYD domains-containing protein 12 gives MATPLDCSRLIQEHRERLLRWIEPSPAPLLRRLWDGGLLSQLEYFSLLETSPKTNQVIALLDRVSGKLEDSQKFLEELKELNEVYCPELQQWLQEHCPEEEKRDVPLIQTEPFPRPSKRSFLKFWKSKKYKLPTTSEEQGNSPAFRRGVSRQLRAALQSHRRSLLTRTEKLCTNVDDTESCGHIEIRYTDLLLSDNPCSVSASHDYLGLASRRARLYSFHGPRRLALSQLVSALPEGSTPPLRVMLSGAAGIGKSVAAQKILHDWALGAAFQSCLCILDFSFRELSLVKTPLSLEDLIRNKHAHLSGVLPELLDRPGEVLVILDGLDEFRHSLESKNSCVRSDQSAHIKDLVYGLLYRTLLPESTIVVTSRPSASLPEDLFDRHVVILGFQEDHAKEYFFRFFRDPKRASAVFGYISAHDNLASLIFIPLYCFILCTALGEFFSCVGAKEASPPSTITEVYRQYLCTILRLRKPPSGTPNDALGSTKDLVLQLGKFAYAATLRNQAIFYGDELQSFGFDPQNLPGTFLNRIFFKEDQVYGFFHLTIQEFLAALYAVIILEPSAQELTTCLDLWWEGSADGDGGADRHLSLPVGSTDGLLGYTREFLSGPQQWDHLQMFSRFFMGLLTSRIEGRLKELAGGLTGDPLIPLGDWLGRKVQYESDRKLLSLLHCLAELRQDAVTQRAAAKLDEVDLFKVTLNPADCAALAYVLGCSEKKILRNFNISYSNLGIRGLRRLQGLLHRCETLQLRYNSLDQEAAAIEAGILRSPQCRVKRLLFCGNCLGSDGVRSLWDALQHNATLEELYLDITGITDSGLDNILDSLTSNTTLRLLTIVGNRLSKAGREVLSELRRRKPELKIISSFLSDMGLLQAYLDWVEEIKADPEQMESVKNADALRSVLEVLVDTDDPGARQEAREKAAKLKAQITALLLRENKTEENGTLAPSDL, from the exons ATGGCTACTCCTTTAGACTGTTCTCGGCTGATTCAGGAGCACCGGGAACGGCTCCTGCGTTGGATTGAACCCAGCCCAGCCCCGTTGCTCCGTCGACTCTGGGACGGTGGGCTCCTCAGCCAGCTGGAGTACTTCTCCTTGCTGGAAACCAGTCCCAAGACAAACCAAGTCATTGCGCTTCTGGACAGAGTCAGTGGGAAGCTGGAGGACAGCCAGAAATTCCTGGAAGAGCTGAAAGAACTCAACGAGGTGTATTGCCCTGAGCTACAGCAATGGCTGCAGGAACACTGCCCTGAAGAAGAAAAACGAGATGTGCCTCTGATCCAGACAG AGCCTTTTCCCAGACCTTCCAAAAGATCTTTCTTGAAATtttggaaatcaaagaaatacaagcttccaacaacatct GAGGAACAGGGGAACAGCCCAGCTTTTCGGAGAGGTGTGAGCCGACAACTCAGag CTGCCCTCCAGAGCCACCGCCGCTCACTGCTGACTCGCACTGAGAAACTTTGCACCAACGTAGATGACACCGAGTCGTGTGGGCACATCGAGATCCGCTATACTGACCTGCTGCTGTCTGACAACCCTTGCTCCGTCTCTGCTAGCCATGACTACTTGGGCCTGGCTTCTCGCCGTGCGCGTCTTTACTCCTTCCACGGTCCTCGCCGACTGGCTCTCTCTCAGCTGGTCTCCGCACTTCCGGAGGGGAGCACCCCACCTCTCCGTGTGATGCTGAGCGGTGCCGCTGGCATCGGAAAGAGTGTGGCAGCTCAGAAGATCCTCCACGATTGGGCTCTGGGGGCAGCCTTCCAAAGCTGCCTTTGCATCTTGGACTTCTCCTTCCGAGAGCTCAGCCTTGTCAAAACGCCCCTCAGTCTTGAAGATCTGATCCGCAACAAGCACGCCCACTTGAGCGGAGTCCTTCCTGAGCTCCTTGATCGGCCCGGGGAGGTCCTGGTGATTTTGGATGGCCTGGACGAGTTTAGGCATTCACTAGAGAGCAAGAATTCCTGTGTCCGTTCAGACCAATCAGCTCACATCAAAGATCTGGTGTACGGGCTTCTCTATAGGACACTGCTGCCTGAGTCCACCATTGTGGTCACATCCAGACCTTCTGCAAGCCTTCCAGAAGATCTCTTTGACCGCCATGTCGTCATTCTCGGCTTCCAAGAAGACCACGCGAAGGAATATTTCTTCCGTTTTTTCAGAGATCCCAAGCGGGCCTCGGCTGTGTTTGGTTACATCTCCGCCCACGACAACTTAGCCAGCCTCATTTTCATTCCCCTCTACTGCTTCATTCTTTGCACCGCTTTGGGGGAGTTTTTCTCATGTGTTGGGGCGAAGGAAGCCTCTCCCCCCAGCACCATCACTGAGGTCTACCGCCAGTATCTCTGCACCATCCTTCGGTTGCGCAAGCCACCATCTGGAACACCAAATGATGCTTTGGGAAGCACCAAAGACTTGGTCCTTCAGCTGGGCAAGTTTGCTTATGCAGCCACTTTGAGAAACCAAGCCATTTTTTATGGAGATGAGTTACAAAGTTTTGGGTTTGACCCACAGAATCTGCCTGGTACTTTCTTGAACCGCATCTTCTTCAAGGAGGATCAAGTCTATGGGTTCTTCCACTTGACCATACAGGAGTTCTTAGCTGCTTTGTATGCTGTCATCATCTTGGAGCCCAGTGCTCAGGAGCTAACGACGTGCCTGGATCTCTGGTGGGAAGGCAGTGCTGATGGAGATGGAGGGGCAGACAGACACTTGTCTCTACCTGTTGGATCCACTGATGGACTTTTAGGTTACACTAGGGAGTTCTTGAGTGGACCCCAACAGTGGGACCATTTGCAAATGTTCTCCAGGTTCTTTATGGGCCTCTTGACCTCCAGGATAGAGggcaggctgaaagaattggctgGGGGCCTGACGGGGGATCCTCTTATTCCCCTGGGTGACTGGCTGGGGAGGAAGGTCCAGTACGAATCGGATCGGAAGCTGCTGTCTTTGTTGCATTGCCTGGCGGAGCTCCGCCAGGATGCCGTGACTCAGAGGGCAGCTGCCAAGTTGGATGAAGTGGATTTGTTCAAGGTGACCTTGAACCCAGCAGACTGCGCAGCTCTGGCATACGTTTTAGGATGCTCAGAGAAGAAGATACTCCGGAACTTCAACATCAGCTACAGCAATCTGGGCATCAGGGGATTGAGGCGACTACAGGGGCTCCTCCATCGGTGTGAAACACTGCA GCTGCGATACAATTCTCTGGATCAAGAGGCAGCAGCGATAGAAGCGGGAATACTGAGGTCCCCCCAGTGCCGGGTGAAACGTCTACT GTTTTGTGGGAACTGCTTAGGCTCTGATGGGGTGAGGAGTTTATGGGATGCACTCCAGCATAACGCCACTCTGGAAGAGCTCTACCTAGATATTACTGGCATCACAGACAGTGGCCTGGATAATATCCTGGATTCGCTGACCAGCAACACCACGCTCCGGCTTTTGAC CATTGTGGGGAACCGGCTAAGCAAAGCGGGGAGAGAAGTCCTCTCTGAGCTCCGTCGCCGGAAACCGGAGCTCAAAATCATCAGCAGTTTCTTGTCCGACATGGGGTTGCTCCAGGCTTATCTGGACTGGGTGGAAGAGATCAAAGCGGACCCGGAA